The Haloplanus sp. GDY1 genomic sequence AGCATCGCCGCCCCGACGACGACGCGGGGATCCATCGCCGCAGACAGCGAGACGCGGGAGAGCGTCGCGACGGAGTCGCCGGCGATCACGCCGGCCGCCACCCACGGCACCTCGCCGACCGCGGTGCCGAGCGCGAAGGTCCGGGTGGAGACCCCCGCGACGCCCGCGCCGGCCGACACCACGTCGGAGGGGAGCGGCAGGAGGCGACTGCCGACGACGCTCCGCAGGTCGCCCGCCTCGGCCACCAGCCGCTCCCCCACGGCGGCCACGCGGCCGTCGCCGACTCCCCGTCCGGCCAGCCAGTAGGGGGGCAGGCTCGTCACGACCACGAGACCGAGCGCCAGCGGGAACCCCGCGAGCCCCAGTCCGTAGCCGGCGACGACGGCGAGCAGCGTCGTCGGCCACGCGAACAGCGGGCGGACGACGGCGACGGCGACGAGTGCGACCGTCAGGCGGAGCGGGTCGGCGGCCACCCACGCCAGCCGGCCGAGCACCCACGACGGCGAACTCGCCCACGCGAGGAGGGCCACCAACGAGAGCACCCCCACTCCGGCGGCCAGCCGCGCGCGTCGGTCCATAGGGGCCGGTGGCCGCCCCACCTCAAGTGTCCTTCGCGTGCGCGCCGGGACGTTCTTGACGGGAGGCGTCGAAGGGGCGGGCGTGACCGATCGGACGGACGAGCGCGTCGAACTCGCACTCGACCTGCTCGCCAACCTCGAACGCCGGGAGCTGCCGCTGCCGGCGGTCGTCGACCGCATCGAGACGGTGACGACCGATCCGGCGCTCGTCCGGCGGGTCCTCGACGAGGCCGAACGCCGCGGCCTCGTCGACCGCGAGGACGGCCGGATCCGGGTGCGAAGCGGCAGCCACGTCAGCTTCGAGCGCCAGGTCGTCGCCCGCGAGGGGGACTTCGACTGCCGGCGCTGTGGAGCGTCCATCTCGACCGGCCACTTCGTCAGGTTCGAGACCGACGAACTCGGCCCCTTCGGCTCCTCCTGCGTGCGAAAAGTGCTCGGCCGGGACTAGCGGCCCTGCCGGAGTTCCTCGATCAACTGCTCGATCGTCCGCTGTTGCCGTTCGAGGCGCTCGTTCTGTGCCTCCACCGCCTCGCGAAGCTCCGCGAGTTCGCGGGCGACCGCCGGGTCGTCGACGACGCCGGCCGACTGGAACCCGGAGTCGCCGAAGCCGTCGTCGGGGTCGGCGCTCGCGCCCGCGGCCCTGGCCGCAGCCTCGCCGTCGCTCCCGGCCATGCCCTCGCTCGCCGTCGGCTCCGACCGGTCGCTCGCGTCGTCGACGTCCCCGTCGACGCCGCTCGTGTCCAGCGGCCCGGGGCCGTCGCCGAAGGACACGGTGTCGCCCGGTTCGGCGTCCGCGTCCTCGTCGTCCTCGGCCGTCGCCGCCCGCAGTTCGTCGAGGTCCTCGACGCCGTGATACGCACACACGGCCGCGACGAGGCCCTCGCGGAGCGCCCGGGCCTGATCGTTCGGCGCCTTGAACCGCTCCTGCCGGCCGTCGACGGTGATGACCACCGACGTGGCGACGCTCCCCTCCTCGAAGTCGAGGTCGGTCACGTCGTCGAAGTGGTACTCGTCGTACTCCTCGTCCCAGACGGCCTCGCCGATGTGGCGAACCAGCCGTGCGCTCGTGACGACGACGGTGAGTTCGCTGAACCGGTAGGTCTGTTTCACCGTCTCGCCCGGGTCGGTCACGCCACGGGCGTTCAACACGCCCGCGAGCACGGGGTGGATCACCTGATCGAGCTGTTTCGTCGGGGCCGAGAACGAGCGCTCGCCGTCGAGTCCGTAGTCGAGCGTGACCGTGGCCTTCCGTCGCCCCTCGGAGACGCCGACGCGCTCGGCGTCGTGGGGGAACTCCTCGACCGCTTCGTCGGAGAGGAGCCCCTCCGCCCGGTAGACGAGCGTCCGCGTCGGCGTCACGAGGAGCAGGTCCTCGCCCCCGAGTCCGACGCGGGCCGCCACGGACTCGTCGTCGAGGCTGGACTGGACGATCTCCGGCAAACTCATGGGCGGAGTGTCCCCGCCGCGGATGATAATACTGCCGGCTGGCTGCCGATGACGGTACGCGCCGCCCCGGGCGGGACGTCTCCCGCATCCGCCCGACGGGACGAGGCCGGGGGGTGGACCGATATGGGAAGCTTCAAGGGGTGGATTTCCCTACGGATGAGTGCGCCCGGGTGGCTTAGCTGGACATAGCGCCGCACTCATAGGGTATTCGAGCTTCGGTGCGGATACGCCTTGGAAGCCTCCGCCTCCCTCGGGGCCCGCCGAGCCTCGGAACCTGGGACATGCGGAGATCGTGGGTTCGGAGCCCACCCCGGGCACTTTCTGCCGTCCACCGGTGCTTTTACTCCGATCACGCCGCCATCACGGCCGTAGATGGGCACACGGGACTGGACACGGACGGTCGCATCGGTCACGGATCGACTGCGGGCGCGGCTCGACGCCTTCGGGGAGGCGTTCTCCGCGCCGGTCGGGGTCGTTCTCGCGGTGGCCACCGTCGTCGTCTTCTACCGCCTCGGGGAGCGGCCGCTGTGGTGGTGGGACGAGTCGTTCTACGCGAACGCGGCGCTCCACGCCGTCGAGGGCGGACACTGGTTGATCCCCCACCTCGCCGGCTTCGACACGATCCACCCCTCGCCGTTCCTCGAGAAGCCGCCGCTGGCCATCTGGCTCGAAGCGCTCTCCATCGGCGCCTTCGGCCCGACCGAGTTCGCCGTCCGGGTTCCCTCGGCCGCCGCGGCCGTCGCGACCACCGTCCTCGTCTACGCGGTCGGGCGGCGGATCCGGGGGCGAGCGGCCGGCCTCGTCGCCGCCGCCGTCTTCCTGACGACGCCGGCGGTGATCGTCGGCACGAACGCGGCCCGGTTCGGCGCCACCGACACGCTCCACGTCCTCTTTGGTTCCCTCCTCGTCGTCCTCGTCTGGCTGCACGCCACCGGCCGACGCGACGTCTCGCCCCTCCTCGTCGGCGGGGTCGCGTCCGCACTCCTCCTGACGAAGGGGTTCGCCGCCGGCGCCTTCCTCCTCGCGCTCGCTCCCCTCCCCGTCCGCTACCGCGAGCGGTTCTCCCCCCGGTTCGTCGGGGTCGCGACCGCCGTGACGGCCGTCGCCGTCGGCTGGTGGGTGGTCGCGGCGTATCTGCTCCAGGGCGGCTACTTCGTCGAGGAGATCTTCCTCGACCCGGTCTGGGCGCGGATCGTCGGCGCCGACACCGCGGCCCCCGGCCCCGGCCGGGAGACGCTCCTCCCCGTCTTCGAGTACCCGTACCTCACGAAGATTCAGGGCACCCTCCGCCCCTGGTGGTTCCTCTTTCTCGCCGGCGCCGTCGTCGCGGCCGCCCGGCCACGGCCCGCCGACGGCGACGAGACTCCCGGGGCGCTCGATCCCCGCTTCCTGCTCTGGTGGGCCCTCGCGGCCGCCGCGCCCTTTGCCCTCTTCGGGACCCAGCCGTGGTACATCCTCCCGCTGTACGTCCCGGCGGCGCTCACGGTCGGGTGGCTCGTCGCGAGCGCCGTCGACGGCCATCGCCCGGCGGCCGCCGGCGTCGTCGCGGGCACCGTCCTGGTCGCCCTCGCCGGGGACGACGGCCGGCTGTACGGACTGGGGGGCGACGGCGGGTTCGTCCTCGACCCGGCGCTTCCGTCCGACCCGACGGCGGTGATCGCCGTGGCCATCGTCTGCGTCGGCGGTTGGCTGTTGACGGCGACCCCCTTCGGAGGGGGCGAGGTCTCCCTGCCGGGGGCGCTGTCGCTGGACGTCGAGGCCTTCGGCCGCGCGCTGACGGTCGGCGTGGTGCTGGCGCTCGTGGCGGCCGCCCTCGTCGGCACTCCCTCCGTCTACGCCGCGGGGAACGCCGACGAGCCGACCGACACGGCGTTCCACCGCCTCGGGGAGACCACGGCCGACGTCGTCCCCGCGGGCGAGCGCGTGTACGTCCAACCCAACGCGGCGGCGCTGTGGTTCTACGCCTCGTACGAGTTCTACGCGGACCGCCCGATGCGGGAGGTCCCGGTCGAGCGCCTCCGGTCGGACCCACGCGTCAGGTACGCGCTGCTCACGACGGCCGGCGTTCCCCTCGTGACCGAGCGCGATCCGACGGTCCTCGCGCGGAGCGACCACCTGGGGATCGTGCTGGTCGAACTCGGTCCGCCCCCGGAGACCTGACGCCGCCGTCGCTCGCCCGCCGCGTGACCGACCCGATCCGCCGTTGCCGAGGTTCGGCTCGCCCGGGTGTTCACTCTCCGAACACCGACCGGTTCTTATTCAGTTATCTCCCGAAAAATCGTCCGTCTGGACCGTATTCTCATGGAAGGTGAAAATACATTGCAAATATCCCGAAAGAGATTAAAATATGCGGTTCCAATCGCCGGTACCGACAGCCAATGAACGTCGCGCTCACCCCGAGGGACCTGTTTCGGCTGCTATCGCCAACCGAATGTCTGGTCGAAGCGCTCTCGATGGCCATGCTGTTCGTCGCGATGGCCGGCTGTGCCGTCGCCGCGCTCCCCTGATTACTTCGTCCAGATTACCTTCACGTCGCCGTCCTCCAGCGACCACGCCCACGTCAGCCGGAGGTCGTTGGCCTCCGTGCCCGCCGGAACCGGATACACCAGATCACCCCGCCTGACGGTCCGTCCCCCCAGCGAACCGCCCTCGTAGGGATCGGCCGTGACGTCCTGACGGAGGGGACGCTGCTCGCCGTCGACTTCCAGGGTGAACGTCGACGGCGCCGGGGCGGGCTGTGGCTCCTGGAGGCGGTTCCGCACGTCGACGCGCATCACTGCCCAGACCTGCCCGTCGGGCGGCGTCGTCGGCGTCACCGTCCCGTCGGTCGCCGTCTCGTTGCTCGCCGTCCCGTCGGTCGCCGTCTCGTTGCTCGCCGTCCCGTCGGTCGCCGTCTCGTTGCTCGCCGTCGGATACGCCGACTCGAAGCTTCCGCCGAGAACGTTGACGAACAGGTCGTTCGGCGTCGCGTATCGGATGCCGAAGTCGTACTCCGCGGGCACGGCCTCCGTCGACCACGTCCGGTCGAACGCGTCGAGTCGGAAGTGAAACGTCGTCAGATACCGCGGCATGAACCGCGGACTGTGCCACTCGCCCCGCTCGCCCGCCGCGAGGGGCATCTCGAGTTCTCCGGCCGTCTCCCACTCGCCGTCCCCGAGCCGCTGGTCCAACTCGGAGGTGAACGTTCCCCGTCCCGTGCCGGTGTTTTCCACGCCGATGGCGAACGACGTCGGGTTGTTCAACGGGGTGCTCTCCGCGTACTCCACGGTGACCAGTTCGAAGTTCGGGGATCCCGACCCGGTCGGCGAGGGCGTCGGCGTCGCGGTGCCGTCCGACCCGCCGCCGTTCGAACACCCCGCTAGCGCGGCGATTCCGACCGAACTGAGGAACGCGCGGCGTCGCATGTCCTCGCGTCCGCGCGCCCGACGTAAATGGTGCCCGGTTCCCCCTCGCGTCCCTCACTGCGTAAGTGTTGGATATGTAACTATAGTCACGCCACCGACAGTTATTGGTAATCTAACCAATTTGGTCACGGGGGTTACAGAACGTATCGACGGTCCAATTCGGCCGACGTCGTTCTATTTTGGGGTCGTATCTGGTGACGTCTGACACACACACGACAAGACCACAAAACATATACCGAACTTGGCTAAAGACATGCCCGTACCCCTACCAGTGGTCGCGCTACCCCTCGGGTAGCAAGATCACGAATCGGCACGAAAGAGGAGCGACCTCCGGACTGTCACCGCAGACAACAACGCAAAACATGACAGACTATAACGAGAAGGTCCGCGCGGTCATCCTCGCGGCGCTCATGGTGTTCAGCGTGTTCGCTGGCACCGTGGCGTTCTCGGGGACGGCTGCTGCGGCATCAGTGACTAACGACTCTGTTGATCCCAACAGTGTCGCTAACGTTAGCTCGGCCCAGCATACGGTACAGTTTGATCTTACTGGTGTGAGTATTGACAGTTCTGACGAACAGGTCAACATCACATCCAGCGCAGATAGTGTGACTGGAGTGTCCGACGTGTCCGTTACCAATACTTCTGGTACGGATATCACGACTCAGGACGCTTCCATCAACAATGGTGGTGCTCAGATCAACTTCAACAACACCGTTGATAATGACGTCACCATTGAGGCTACGCTGACCGTTGACTGGTCCAGCATCACTTCCGAATCGACCACCGAAAACATCCAGATTGCCGACACTACCTCCATCAGCGGTGTCAGTGGTGGTACCCAGATCGGTAATGACATCACCGTCACCGTCGGAGGCGGCGACGATTCGCGTGCCGGCCTCAACGGTGGCGACTTCGACACCACGAACGGTGAAGGGTACATCTTCGACGGCGCGACCGTCTTCCAGGGCGAGACCGGCCTCGAACTCGGCGGCCAGCTCGCGAACAACGAACTCCTGAAGACGGCCGGTGACGCCGAGGGTGTTCCCCTCGAACTCCCGGACGTCCCGCAGAGCCAGGAGACCGGTCGCTACACGACCACCGGCGGCACGGGCTCCCCGGGTGTTGTCGTCACCACGCCGCGTGTCACTTCGCTCGAAGTGCTCAACACGAACGGTGAGGACATCGCCGGCGGCTCCGTCGGCGAGGGTCAGAGCGACCAGTCCGGCGCCGGTCAACTCACCGTCGTCGGTGCCTGGAACTACGAGGAAGCCGAAGACCTCGAACTGACCGTCGAGGACGACTCCGGCCTCGACGTGACCGGCGACGTCAATAACGACGCCGTCAAGAGCGCCCCCCAAGACACGGGCGTTGACGTCAACGGCCTAGACATCGCCCCCAGCGAGGTCGGCTGGGACGTCGACCTCTCGGACACCGGCACGGGTACGTACACCATCTCGCTCGCCGGCTCGGACGACCTCGGCTTCGGTGAGGCGTCCCAGTCGACGACCATCACGGTCACCGGCGACGACGACCCGAGCCTTCAGGTCGACGAGGACGACATCGTCCGCGGTGAGGACGTCCGCTTCGAGATCCAGGGCTCCGACGCTGGCGACGAGCACACGGTCCTGATCTCGTCCGACGACTTCCGTGACGGTGTCTCCCCCACGAACGCGCAGAAGATCTTCCGCCAGGTCGGTGACACCGGCCAGGTCGGTGTGGTCAACAACAGCGGTAACACGGCCGTGCCCCGGGGCACCACGCCCAGCGGCACGATCGAGTACGCGTACGCGAACGTGACCATCGACGACGGGACTGGTCTCGGCGTCGGTCAGATCGAGACGCAGTACCTCGACGACTCGGACGTGGACATCTACCTGTACGAGCAGGGCTACCTCGTGCCCTTCCAGCTGGGCACGACCACGACCGAGGACAACCAGGTCGACGATCAGTCGATCGCCATCGAGCAGGGTGACCTCTCGATCGAGTCGCCCGGCAACACGTACGTTGTCGGGAGCGAGGTGGACGTGAACGGTACGGCCTCCGAGGGCATCGACGAGGTCGCCTTCTACGTCCGCCGACAGAACGAGTACCAGCTGCTCGACATCGACGGCTCGGCGACGCTGACCGTCGACGCGGACGGCACCTTCGAAGAGGAAGACGTGGTCCTCTCGGAAGGTAACGAGCCCGGTAACAACGAGCTGTCCCAGCCCGGGACCTACCGGCTCGGCGTCGTCGACGCCGGCGGTATCGGCGCGACGCCGCCCCAGACGATCTCCACGTCGAACTTCAACACGAACACGAGCACCCAGAAGTCGCTGCGGGTGCTCGACACGGAACTGCAGGCGAGCTTCAAGACCGTCGGCGGCCAGGTGGCCGTCGAGGACAACTCGGTCAACGTGTCCGGGACGGCCTTCGGCTCGCAGCAGGCCTACATCGTCTTCGTCGGTGAGCGTGGGAACACGGCGTTCCACACGGTCAGCGTCGACGACGACAACTCCTTCGACGAGGACGACCTCACGGTCTCCACGTCGTCGGGTGGCAGTGGCCTCGCGGAGGGCGAGGTCAGTGCCCACGTCCTGATCCCCGGTCGTGACGACAACTTCGGTGACGGTAGCTTCGGCACCGGTGCCACTACCTTCTCCGGCTTCGTCGAGGATCTGGACAACGACAACTCGGGTCTGACGGGCCAGCAGGTCCGCTCGCGTATCCTCGATCAGACGACCGAGGAAGTCGCAAGCGACGACCGGATGGTCACGACGCGCTTCCGCTACGCGGACGCGCAGACGACCATCAACACGGTCTACCCCGAAGGCATGGAAGCCTCGGGTGTCAACCCGGTCGGCGTTGACGACACGCTGGTCGCCGAGGGTGGCACGAACCTGCGCCCCGACGACAACTCCATCACCGTCGAACTGCTGACGCAGGACGGCGACTCGGTCGCACTGACGACGACCGAGGAGTGGTCCTTCGACGGCACCTGGATGGTCTCGATGGAGCTCGAGGACGTGCAGACCGGCTCGTACATCCTCGAGGCCGACGACAGCTACAACACGGACATAGTTGACGTCGAGATCGTCCAGAACGTCCAGACGGCGACGCCGGAACCGACGGAGACGCCGGAACCGACGCCGACGGAGACGGCGACGCCGGAGCCGACGGCGACGGCGACGCCCGAACCGACGGCGACGGCGACGGCCGAACCGACTGACACGCCGACGCCCACCTCGGGTGGCGGCCCCGGCTTCGGTGCCATCGTCGCTGTCATCGCGCTGCTCGCGGCTGCGCTGCTCGCGACCCGGCGCGACAACTAAGCTAACTACGACTGACCGCCGAAAGCGGTCACACGGTGCGGCTTCATTTTTTCGACGGCGCTACACCCGCGAGCGACGGCTCCGTCGATCGGATTCACACCGATCGCCCGTCGCGATGGTCGCCACTCGGCGTGTGAACGGTCGGGAGGCGCGACTGGGCTCGGCACCGGGACGGCGTTCGGAAAACGAAACCGCGGCCCCGAACGGCGACGGAGTCGCGTTCGAACTGGGGTGCCAGTCTGTGGGTGGGGGGATGTGGGCCGCGGTCGAAGTGTGGTAGTCTGTCCCCCGTGATAAGTGTATGGGACGATCGTGGACTCACTCTGACGGTCGGGGAGGGAACGGGCGCCGACGTTCGGATGCGGTGTGCGTCGCGCCCGGACCGTCGGATCGCGGGCCGGCCGGCTGCGCCGTCCGCCGGCTCCGCAACCACTAAACGCGCCTCGCACCTTCCTCCGGCAATGACCGACTGGACGGAGCAGTACCGACCGTCGACCCTGTCGGCCGTTCGGGGAAACGACAAGGCCCGGGACGCGCTGGCCGAGTGGGCGAAGACGTGGGACGACCACCGCGAGGCGGTCGTCGTCCACGGGAGTCCGGGCGTGGGCAAGACGTCGGCCGCCCACGCGCTGGCCGCCGACATGGGGTGGGAGACGGTCGAACTCAACGCGTCGGACCAGCGGACCGCCGACGTGATCGAGCGCTTCGCCGGCCGCGCGGCGAAGAACGCGACGCTCGCCGGATCCACGGACGGGTCGGGCGACGGCCGACAGCTGGTGATCCTCGACGAGGCCGACAACATCCACGGCAACTACGACCGCGGCGGCGCAAGCGCCGTCACCCGGGTGGTGAAAGAGGCCGAGCAGCCCATCGTGTTGATCGCCAACGACTACTACGACATGAGCCGGGGGTTGCGCAACGCCTGCCGGGAGATCGAGTTCCGCGACGTGTCCGCCCGCTCCATCGTCCCCGTCC encodes the following:
- a CDS encoding VTT domain-containing protein, yielding MDRRARLAAGVGVLSLVALLAWASSPSWVLGRLAWVAADPLRLTVALVAVAVVRPLFAWPTTLLAVVAGYGLGLAGFPLALGLVVVTSLPPYWLAGRGVGDGRVAAVGERLVAEAGDLRSVVGSRLLPLPSDVVSAGAGVAGVSTRTFALGTAVGEVPWVAAGVIAGDSVATLSRVSLSAAMDPRVVVGAAMLAVLAFAGPAYRLATN
- a CDS encoding DUF5830 family protein, translating into MTDRTDERVELALDLLANLERRELPLPAVVDRIETVTTDPALVRRVLDEAERRGLVDREDGRIRVRSGSHVSFERQVVAREGDFDCRRCGASISTGHFVRFETDELGPFGSSCVRKVLGRD
- a CDS encoding DUF7115 domain-containing protein — its product is MSLPEIVQSSLDDESVAARVGLGGEDLLLVTPTRTLVYRAEGLLSDEAVEEFPHDAERVGVSEGRRKATVTLDYGLDGERSFSAPTKQLDQVIHPVLAGVLNARGVTDPGETVKQTYRFSELTVVVTSARLVRHIGEAVWDEEYDEYHFDDVTDLDFEEGSVATSVVITVDGRQERFKAPNDQARALREGLVAAVCAYHGVEDLDELRAATAEDDEDADAEPGDTVSFGDGPGPLDTSGVDGDVDDASDRSEPTASEGMAGSDGEAAARAAGASADPDDGFGDSGFQSAGVVDDPAVARELAELREAVEAQNERLERQQRTIEQLIEELRQGR
- a CDS encoding ArnT family glycosyltransferase, translating into MGTRDWTRTVASVTDRLRARLDAFGEAFSAPVGVVLAVATVVVFYRLGERPLWWWDESFYANAALHAVEGGHWLIPHLAGFDTIHPSPFLEKPPLAIWLEALSIGAFGPTEFAVRVPSAAAAVATTVLVYAVGRRIRGRAAGLVAAAVFLTTPAVIVGTNAARFGATDTLHVLFGSLLVVLVWLHATGRRDVSPLLVGGVASALLLTKGFAAGAFLLALAPLPVRYRERFSPRFVGVATAVTAVAVGWWVVAAYLLQGGYFVEEIFLDPVWARIVGADTAAPGPGRETLLPVFEYPYLTKIQGTLRPWWFLFLAGAVVAAARPRPADGDETPGALDPRFLLWWALAAAAPFALFGTQPWYILPLYVPAALTVGWLVASAVDGHRPAAAGVVAGTVLVALAGDDGRLYGLGGDGGFVLDPALPSDPTAVIAVAIVCVGGWLLTATPFGGGEVSLPGALSLDVEAFGRALTVGVVLALVAAALVGTPSVYAAGNADEPTDTAFHRLGETTADVVPAGERVYVQPNAAALWFYASYEFYADRPMREVPVERLRSDPRVRYALLTTAGVPLVTERDPTVLARSDHLGIVLVELGPPPET
- the csg gene encoding HVO_2072 family ArtA-dependent S-layer glycoprotein; the encoded protein is MSVTNTSGTDITTQDASINNGGAQINFNNTVDNDVTIEATLTVDWSSITSESTTENIQIADTTSISGVSGGTQIGNDITVTVGGGDDSRAGLNGGDFDTTNGEGYIFDGATVFQGETGLELGGQLANNELLKTAGDAEGVPLELPDVPQSQETGRYTTTGGTGSPGVVVTTPRVTSLEVLNTNGEDIAGGSVGEGQSDQSGAGQLTVVGAWNYEEAEDLELTVEDDSGLDVTGDVNNDAVKSAPQDTGVDVNGLDIAPSEVGWDVDLSDTGTGTYTISLAGSDDLGFGEASQSTTITVTGDDDPSLQVDEDDIVRGEDVRFEIQGSDAGDEHTVLISSDDFRDGVSPTNAQKIFRQVGDTGQVGVVNNSGNTAVPRGTTPSGTIEYAYANVTIDDGTGLGVGQIETQYLDDSDVDIYLYEQGYLVPFQLGTTTTEDNQVDDQSIAIEQGDLSIESPGNTYVVGSEVDVNGTASEGIDEVAFYVRRQNEYQLLDIDGSATLTVDADGTFEEEDVVLSEGNEPGNNELSQPGTYRLGVVDAGGIGATPPQTISTSNFNTNTSTQKSLRVLDTELQASFKTVGGQVAVEDNSVNVSGTAFGSQQAYIVFVGERGNTAFHTVSVDDDNSFDEDDLTVSTSSGGSGLAEGEVSAHVLIPGRDDNFGDGSFGTGATTFSGFVEDLDNDNSGLTGQQVRSRILDQTTEEVASDDRMVTTRFRYADAQTTINTVYPEGMEASGVNPVGVDDTLVAEGGTNLRPDDNSITVELLTQDGDSVALTTTEEWSFDGTWMVSMELEDVQTGSYILEADDSYNTDIVDVEIVQNVQTATPEPTETPEPTPTETATPEPTATATPEPTATATAEPTDTPTPTSGGGPGFGAIVAVIALLAAALLATRRDN